A genome region from Mastacembelus armatus chromosome 8, fMasArm1.2, whole genome shotgun sequence includes the following:
- the baiap2l1b gene encoding brain-specific angiogenesis inhibitor 1-associated protein 2-like protein 1b: MRNFTCLKGSKLKMSRSTDEVNKLTESTYKNVMEQFNPGLRNLVNLGKNYEKSVAAMTLAGKLYFDAISKIGENAAVSPVSRELGAVLVEISEFHRKVHLELEENFKKFHKDIIAELEKKTDMDVKYMTATFKRYQMEHKMKQDSLERSHSDLKKLRRKSQGKNANKYENKETECLETLTGRQLDMQLFSADSCKEALLEEKRRYCFLVDKHCMFSYQIASFHDKARDMLTAKLSSWQDQCNDATNLPESILSMIEGLRSRVSFTPMPSPSPSQRSMNITAPPAPALKAHTSPLANMFTQDNNTSNIITTTNNSTDQNNSEEGGLPRSMSVATGLNNMVKRPRVRTIFPHTAGNNSTLLSFDEGDVIILLIPDERDGWMYGELEKTGKRGWFPSSYCRALSEPLVNNNSVSAAPYRSRSVVNLHHQDTETDEATMVLPPADYADTMQHNAIKTNTSSTSTVTRNNNHQPSPTPSAASSSSDHNTAVQSNGIARPTPAYLAGGNPFATVRLRPTITNDRSAPAI; the protein is encoded by the exons ATGAGGAATTTCACGTGTCT CAAGGGATCCAAGCTGAAGATGTCGAGGAGCACGGACGAGGTGAACAAGCTCACTGAAAGTACATACAAG AATGTGATGGAACAGTTCAACCCAGGCCTGAGGAACCTGGTCAACCTGGGCAAGAACTATGAGAAATCAGTGGCTG CAATGACCCTGGCGGGAAAGTTGTATTTTGATGCCATATCTAAAATTGGGGAGAATGCAGCAGTGTCTCCTGTCTCCAGAGAATTAG GTGCAGTACTGGTtgaaatttctgaatttcacAGGAAGGTTCATCTCGAGCTGGAAGAAAAT TTTAAGAAGTTCCACAAGGACATAATAGCTGAGCTGGAGAAAAAGACTGACATGGATGTCAAATACATGACT GCCACATTTAAGAGGTACCAGATGGAGCACAAGATGAAGCAGGACTCTCTGGAGAGGTCCCACTCAGACCTGAAGAAGCTGCGGAGAAAGAGCCAAGGCAAGAACGCCAACAAGTATGAGAACAAGGAAACTGAG TGCTTGGAAACACTAACGGGCCGTCAGTTGGACATGCAGTTGTTCAGCGCAGACAGCTGTAAGGAAGCTCTACTGGAGGAGAAGAGACGCTATTGTTTCCTGGTCGACAAACACTGCATGTTCTCCTACCAGATCGCTTCTTTCCATGACAAG GCCAGAGACATGCTGACGGCAAAGCTGAGCAGCTGGCAGGACCAGTGCAATGATGCCACCAACTTGCCAGAGAGCATCTTGTCGATGATTGAGGGACTACGCTCACGGGTCTCCTTCACACCGATGCCCTCTCCCTCCCCATCACAGCGCAGCATG AATATCACTGCTCCTCCGGCTCCAGCTCTGAAGGCTCATACCAGCCCTCTGGCTAACATGTTCACCCAGGACAACAACACCAGCAACATAATCACAACCACCAACAACAGCACAG ACCAGAACAACAGTGAAGAGGGTGGTCTCCCCAGGTCTATGTCTGTTGCAACAGGTCTCAACAATATGGTGAAGAGGCCACGCGTGCGCACCATCTTCCCCCACACTGCTGGCAACAACAGCACACTGCTCAGCTTTGATGAGGGCGATGTTATCATCCTGCTCATCCCAGACGAGAGGGACGGGTGGATGTACGGTGAACTGGAAAAGACTGGAAA GAGGGGCTGGTTCCCTTCTTCTTATTGCCGTGCACTCTCCGAGCCGCTTGTGAATAACAACAG TGTGTCTGCTGCGCCATATCGCAGTAGGAGTGTGGTCAACCTGCACCATCAGGACACAGAGACGGACGAGGCAACCATGGTGCTCCCTCCAGCGGACTATGCTGACACCATGCAGCACAATGCTATTAAGACCAACACCTCATCCACCAGCACCGTGACCAGAAATAATAACCACCAGCCTTCTCCCACGCCCtctgcagcctcctcctcatcagATCACAACACG GCAGTCCAGTCTAATGGCATCGCAAGACCCACGCCCGCTTACCTCGC gGGAGGGAATCCATTTGCCACAGTCAGGCTACGCCCAACCATCACCAATGACCGTTCTGCACCGGCAATCTGA